A genomic stretch from Solanum stenotomum isolate F172 chromosome 8, ASM1918654v1, whole genome shotgun sequence includes:
- the LOC125872990 gene encoding glycosyltransferase BC10-like, with protein MFKYYILIPSLTLLISIPIIFYLAPSILPQRQIPISLPDELDDLSLFHKAIAADSTFLKKPSRKHPSNKFRLGSTTVRRPKIAFLFLTNSDLHFEPLWHKFFNASDPHLYNIYIHADPTVKITPPTGVFADRFIHAKRTQRSSPTLISAARRLLAHALLDDPDNAYFALISQHCIPLHSFNYFYNFLLDTQKLSRKMEFPSYIEILTESPSLLDRYNARGENVMEPEVSFDKFRVGSQFFVITRKHSLMVIKDSKLWRKFKKPCVKIQSCYPEEHYFPTLLSMEDPNGCTRHTLTRVNWTDSVGGHPHTYQPPEVSPELIYKLRESNSTYSYMFARKFSPDSLKLLMEMADSVIFKD; from the coding sequence ATGTTCAAATACTACATCCTTATCCCATCTCTTACACTTCTTATCTCTATTCCAATCATCTTTTACTTAGCCCCATCAATTCTTCCTCAACGACAAATACCCATTTCTCTCCCTGATGAACTCGACGATCTTTCCCTTTTCCACAAAGCCATCGCCGCCGATTCCACTTTTCTCAAAAAACCATCCCGGAAACACCCTTCCAACAAATTCCGTCTTGGTTCCACCACCGTACGCCGCCCTAAAATCGCTTTTCTCTTTTTAACGAATTCAGATTTACATTTTGAACCCTTGTGGCACAAGTTCTTCAATGCGTCTGATCCACATCTGTATAATATCTACATTCACGCTGACCCTACAGTGAAAATTACTCCTCCAACGGGTGTTTTTGCGGATAGATTTATACATGCGAAGAGAACTCAGCGCTCCTCACCGACGCTTATCTCAGCCGCACGCCGCCTTCTTGCTCACGCTTTGCTTGATGACCCAGATAATGCTTATTTTGCTCTTATCTCTCAGCATTGTATACCTTTGCACTCGTTTAAttacttttacaattttctATTGGATACCCAGAAATTATCTAGGAAGATGGAGTTTCCTAGTTATATAGAGATTCTTACGGAATCTCCTTCATTATTAGATAGGTATAATGCTAGAGGGGAAAATGTGATGGAACCAGAAGTTAGTTTTGATAAATTCCGAGTTGGGTCACAGTTTTTTGTTATTACAAGAAAGCATTCATTGATGGTGATTAAGGATAGTAAGCTATGGAGGAAATTTAAGAAGCCTTGTGTAAAAATCCAGTCTTGTTATCCTGAAGAACACTATTTTCCTACTTTGTTATCAATGGAGGATCCTAATGGCTGTACTCGTCACACATTGACTCGGGTGAATTGGACCGACTCAGTTGGTGGACATCCCCATACTTATCAGCCACCCGAAGTTTCCCCTGAGCTGATTTACAAGCTCAGAGAGTCGAATTCAACGTATTCTTACATGTTTGCAAGAAAGTTCTCTCCGGATAGCTTGAAATTGTTGATGGAAATGGCGGATTCCGTCATTTTTAAGGACTAa